A region of the Deltaproteobacteria bacterium genome:
GGATCGAGCTGATCGAAGCTCAGAACCCGGACTGGCGAGACCTCTATGACGAGATCGTGTAGCGGTGTGCGACAAAACTGTGGGTAACGTGCAGCCGACCGGGCAAATCCTCACCAGTCTGACAGTACTGTGTACTGTCAGGCCGAGGCCCATGCCGAAAGGGACGCAATTTATCATTCCCGCGAAAGCGGGAATGACGGCGATAACACCGAACCACGTTACCCACGAATTTGTCGCGCACCCGGCAGGCTGAGGTTCGCGAGCGGCTACACGTCGACCTCGGCGACCTTGGGGGCGCGTTCCATGATGAAGCGGAAGCGCGGCTCCACCTCTTTGCCCATCAGCGTTTGGATCGCCTGCTCGGTGGCGGCATCATCGACCACCGCGACCTGCAGTAGCGTGCGGCGTGCGGGGTCGAGGGTGGTCTCCTTGAGCGTGGCCGGGTTCATCTCCCCCAATCCCTTGAAGCGTTGGACAGTGGCGTGCTTGCCGCCGGCCTGGGCCAGGATGCGGTCACGCTCGGAGTCGTCGAGGGCCCAGCGCGTCTCTTTGCCGATGTCGACACGATAGAGCGGTGGTTGCGCGATGAAGACGTAGCCCTGGCGAATCAAGTCGGGCAGGTGGCGGTAGAAGAAGGTGAGCAGCAGGGTGCAGATGTGGTGGCCGTCGGAGTCGGCGTCCATCAGCAGGCAGATCTTGTGGTAGCGCAGCTTGGCGGCATCGAAAGTCTTACCCGCGCCGCAGCCGAGCGCGGAGACCAAGTCGCTGAGCTCCTTGTTGCTGAGCACTTTCGCGGTCGAGGCCTGCTCGGTGTTGAGCACCTTGCCGCGCAGCGGCAGGATGGCCTGGAATTCACGCGCCCGGCCCTGCTTGGCCGAACCGCCGGCGGAGTCGCCCTCGACCACGAACAGTTCGCTCTCGGCCGGGTTGGTCGAGCTGCAGTCGGCCAGCTTGCCGGGCAAATTGAGGCGGTGGGAGATCGCGGTCTTGCGCTGCACACTCTCGGCGGCGGCGCGCGAGGCGGTGCGGGCGCGGGCCGCGAGGACAACGCGGGCGGCCACGGCGTTGGCCTGGGTGCGGTTCTGCAACAGGTGGTTCTCCAGCGCGCTGCGGATGAAGTTGTCGATCGGTGCCGCCACCTCCGGGTTGTTGAGCCGCTCTTTCGTTTGCCCTTGAAACTGCGGGTGTTGCAGATAAACGGAGAGCACCGCCACCAGGCCCTCGCGAATGTCCTCGGCCGCCACCGTCAGGCCTTTCGGGGTCAGGTTCTGGACGCCAAGATAGTTGCGCACCGCCTTGGTCAAGCCGTTTTTCAAGCCGTTGTCGTGGGTGCCGCCCATCGGAGTCGGAATGCCGTTGACGAAGGAGAGGATGCGCTCGTCGGTGGCTTCGGTCCAGGCCAGCGCACACTCGACGATCAGGCCGTCCTTGCGCTCGGCGTAGAACGGCTCGGCCACCTGTTTTTTGCCGCTGTCGGCGATGAGCTTGTCGATGTATTCGGCGATGCCGCGCTGGTGGAGAAAGGTGCCGGTCTGCTGCTCGACTTGGTTGTCGAACACCAGCGTCAGGCCGCGGTGCAGGTAGGAGCGGGCTTCGAGCCGCTCGCGGATGAGGTCGGGCTGGAAGGTGGGCTGGGGGAAGATCTGCGGGTCAGGGGTGAACGT
Encoded here:
- a CDS encoding type IIA DNA topoisomerase subunit B; amino-acid sequence: MKQKYTAKDITVLEGLEPVRKRPGMYIGGVDATGLHHLLWELVDNAVDEAMNGHCDKISVTLHKNGQTVTVSDNGRGIPVDLHPKYKRSALELILTTLHAGGKFENQNYFHSGGLHGVGASVVTALSSSLTANVKRDGYHWEQSFARGTATGKMKRGAAARGSGTSITFTPDPQIFPQPTFQPDLIRERLEARSYLHRGLTLVFDNQVEQQTGTFLHQRGIAEYIDKLIADSGKKQVAEPFYAERKDGLIVECALAWTEATDERILSFVNGIPTPMGGTHDNGLKNGLTKAVRNYLGVQNLTPKGLTVAAEDIREGLVAVLSVYLQHPQFQGQTKERLNNPEVAAPIDNFIRSALENHLLQNRTQANAVAARVVLAARARTASRAAAESVQRKTAISHRLNLPGKLADCSSTNPAESELFVVEGDSAGGSAKQGRAREFQAILPLRGKVLNTEQASTAKVLSNKELSDLVSALGCGAGKTFDAAKLRYHKICLLMDADSDGHHICTLLLTFFYRHLPDLIRQGYVFIAQPPLYRVDIGKETRWALDDSERDRILAQAGGKHATVQRFKGLGEMNPATLKETTLDPARRTLLQVAVVDDAATEQAIQTLMGKEVEPRFRFIMERAPKVAEVDV